A DNA window from Zingiber officinale cultivar Zhangliang chromosome 3A, Zo_v1.1, whole genome shotgun sequence contains the following coding sequences:
- the LOC122053969 gene encoding uncharacterized protein LOC122053969, producing MEKPADGAPRRNSSSKLRRLQMHAPSAIQVAPPPSLTAAGWNVVIPLLSPLNCAAGGDDRAEDAIGPVAREGREVSEGTPPLAVETDDEREQLGGGSLRRPWRHPAMPHHYQPAPANSQPAFVFPNYCT from the coding sequence ATGGAGAAGCCTGCAGATGGAGCTCCAAGGAGGAACTCGTCCAGCAAGCTTCGCCGGCTTCAGATGCACGCCCCCTCCGCCATTCAGGTCGCCCCGCCTCCGTCACTGACCGCAGCCGGGTGGAACGTAGTCATCCCGCTCCTGTCGCCGCTGAATTGCGCAGCTGGTGGAGACGACCGCGCGGAGGATGCTATTGGGCCGGTGGCAAGGGAGGGCAGGGAGGTCTCCGAGGGGACGCCGCCGCTGGCAGTTGAAACGGACGACGAGAGGGAGCAGCTAGGCGGTGGTAGTCTCCGGAGGCCGTGGAGGCACCCGGCGATGCCACACCACTACCAGCCTGCTCCGGCGAACTCCCAGCCGGCGTTCGTTTTTCCGAATTATTGCACGTGA